Proteins found in one Deltaproteobacteria bacterium genomic segment:
- a CDS encoding outer membrane lipoprotein-sorting protein, translating to MRKPIEWLMFAAALLLPCGFAFAQDLSARDTLQKVVDSVPRVPFTAKAKLSSKSRGWVRELDLMYKHIENADASYMEVTAPMDVKDTRFLLLDREPGPDEQWIYVPAIKRAIQVSEQTRKQPFLGSDFYVSDMVRPEIDAYTYTFVGEEDVNGRHCKLIESVPKKPGGDPYSKAIIAIDPQDMVIARSQFFDPKGKLLKVWTIEKMEKIDGNWTPKLQVMQNVQDNTESQLEIVEIKYNATVSDETFHKAYLIR from the coding sequence ATGAGAAAGCCGATTGAGTGGTTGATGTTTGCGGCGGCGCTGTTGCTGCCGTGCGGTTTTGCCTTCGCGCAAGATCTGAGTGCGCGCGACACGTTGCAGAAGGTGGTCGACTCGGTGCCGCGCGTTCCGTTCACCGCCAAGGCGAAGCTGTCGTCGAAGAGCCGCGGTTGGGTGCGCGAGCTGGACCTGATGTACAAGCACATCGAGAACGCCGACGCCAGTTACATGGAAGTCACCGCGCCGATGGACGTGAAGGACACGCGATTCCTGCTATTGGATCGCGAACCGGGTCCGGACGAACAGTGGATCTACGTGCCGGCAATCAAACGTGCCATCCAAGTCTCGGAGCAGACGCGCAAGCAGCCGTTCCTCGGCTCTGACTTTTACGTCTCCGACATGGTGCGCCCCGAGATCGACGCCTACACCTACACCTTCGTGGGGGAGGAAGACGTCAACGGCCGGCACTGCAAGTTGATCGAGAGCGTGCCGAAGAAGCCGGGCGGCGATCCCTACAGCAAGGCGATCATCGCCATCGATCCGCAGGACATGGTGATCGCCCGCAGCCAGTTCTTTGACCCCAAGGGCAAACTACTCAAGGTGTGGACGATCGAGAAGATGGAGAAGATCGACGGCAACTGGACCCCGAAGCTGCAGGTCATGCAAAACGTGCAAGACAACACCGAGTCGCAACTGGAGATCGTCGAGATCAAGTACAACGCGACCGTCTCGGACGAGACGTTCCACAAGGCGTACTTGATCCGCTGA
- a CDS encoding SDR family oxidoreductase encodes MRGLNGRSILVTGAASGIGRATCERLLAEGAAVAMVDRNGELLADVARIPNARMLRLVADVSQENEVRDAVERAATEFDGLRGVVTCAGIFRPGDYRPLAEVDLETFSHTLAVNLTGTFLVMKYALPHLMRDGGAIVTIASTAGLRGHGFGSGYTASKGGVIALTRLAAFQYGEYKVRVNCVCPGLTDTPMTGASSNPALYERAARAVPLRRIATPEEIGNATCYLLSDDASYINGQIIAADGGASVV; translated from the coding sequence ATGCGCGGACTGAACGGACGCTCGATTCTCGTCACCGGTGCGGCCAGCGGCATCGGCCGCGCCACCTGCGAGCGACTGCTTGCCGAAGGCGCCGCGGTAGCGATGGTCGATCGTAACGGCGAACTGCTCGCCGACGTCGCACGCATACCGAACGCCCGCATGTTGCGCCTCGTCGCAGATGTAAGCCAGGAGAATGAGGTGCGCGACGCCGTCGAACGCGCCGCGACTGAGTTCGATGGCCTCCGCGGGGTCGTCACTTGTGCTGGCATCTTTCGACCCGGCGACTACCGACCGCTGGCCGAAGTCGATCTCGAGACGTTCTCTCACACCCTTGCGGTGAATCTCACCGGTACCTTCTTGGTGATGAAGTATGCCCTGCCCCATCTAATGCGCGACGGTGGCGCCATCGTCACCATCGCTTCGACCGCCGGGCTACGCGGCCATGGTTTTGGATCCGGCTACACCGCCAGCAAGGGCGGCGTGATCGCGCTGACGCGACTCGCCGCGTTTCAGTACGGCGAGTACAAAGTACGCGTGAACTGCGTCTGCCCCGGCCTCACCGACACGCCGATGACCGGCGCGTCGAGCAATCCCGCGCTCTACGAGCGCGCCGCGCGCGCCGTGCCGCTGCGGCGCATTGCGACGCCCGAAGAGATCGGCAATGCCACGTGCTACCTGCTGAGCGACGACGCCTCGTACATCAACGGCCAGATCATCGCCGCCGACGGCGGCGCGAGCGTGGTGTAA